One genomic segment of [Phormidium] sp. ETS-05 includes these proteins:
- the prmC gene encoding peptide chain release factor N(5)-glutamine methyltransferase translates to MAVVSGQELWQWRQDAIAAASLAGVPTEEVDWLLMAVAGLDKLALRLDSYRPLLHISILLPLEQLSQQWQQRLQDHLPVQYIAGMVSWRQFSLAVNPSVLIPRPETEYLIDLAVGANQEGNWADLGTGSGSIAIGLAAALPSATIHAVDCSPEALATARANADRLGFAHRIQFYLGSWLEPLSPLQGQLSGIAANPPYIPSAMVPQLQPEVAKHEPHLALDGGVDGLDCIRQIVSIAPAYLRPGGVLLLEMMAGQAPAVTELLHRQGNYGQISIHSDLAGIDRFACAYRF, encoded by the coding sequence ATGGCGGTAGTTTCGGGTCAGGAACTGTGGCAGTGGCGTCAAGATGCGATCGCTGCCGCCTCACTGGCTGGGGTGCCCACGGAAGAAGTGGACTGGTTGCTGATGGCAGTAGCGGGCCTGGATAAGCTGGCGTTGCGCCTAGATTCATATCGTCCCCTATTGCACATCAGCATCCTCCTGCCTCTGGAGCAACTATCGCAACAGTGGCAGCAGCGCTTGCAGGACCATTTACCAGTGCAGTATATCGCGGGGATGGTGAGCTGGCGCCAGTTTTCCCTCGCTGTCAACCCCAGCGTTCTGATTCCCCGCCCCGAAACCGAATATCTCATCGACCTAGCAGTGGGGGCGAATCAGGAAGGGAATTGGGCGGATTTGGGGACCGGCAGTGGTTCGATCGCCATTGGTCTGGCAGCGGCTCTGCCTTCAGCCACAATTCATGCGGTTGATTGCTCCCCGGAAGCCTTGGCCACGGCGCGAGCCAATGCCGATCGTCTCGGCTTCGCCCACCGCATCCAATTCTACCTTGGTTCCTGGTTAGAACCCCTCTCCCCCCTCCAAGGTCAACTCAGCGGTATCGCTGCCAACCCGCCTTATATCCCTAGCGCGATGGTGCCACAACTGCAGCCAGAAGTAGCCAAACATGAACCCCACCTCGCTCTTGATGGTGGTGTTGATGGGTTGGACTGTATCCGCCAGATTGTGAGCATTGCTCCAGCGTACCTCCGACCAGGGGGAGTGTTACTCTTGGAAATGATGGCCGGTCAAGCGCCCGCCGTGACTGAACTGCTCCACCGCCAGGGCAACTACGGCCAAATCTCCATTCACTCTGACCTGGCGGGGATTGACAGGTTTGCCTGTGCTTATCGATTTTAG
- a CDS encoding BON domain-containing protein, with product METKPMGITSFLKRMFGAEPPDVSQQTVIENFTVPAAPQEQGIPAERLGLNGEYDQSGLAKRVALAFDQDPDTDDFERLWVAQTGGTVVLKGEVPTQADLDKLVAIARGVYGATDVNAEQVSITG from the coding sequence ATGGAGACTAAGCCTATGGGTATTACCAGTTTTTTGAAAAGAATGTTTGGGGCGGAACCCCCGGACGTGAGTCAACAAACCGTAATTGAGAATTTCACTGTACCAGCGGCTCCCCAAGAACAAGGCATCCCGGCGGAACGGCTGGGTTTGAACGGAGAGTATGACCAAAGTGGACTAGCAAAGCGGGTGGCCCTTGCCTTCGACCAAGATCCAGATACCGATGATTTTGAACGGTTGTGGGTGGCTCAGACGGGCGGCACCGTGGTCCTCAAAGGCGAAGTCCCCACTCAGGCAGATTTAGATAAGCTGGTGGCGATCGCCCGTGGGGTTTATGGCGCCACCGATGTCAACGCCGAGCAAGTTAGCATTACTGGTTAA
- the hemB gene encoding porphobilinogen synthase, translating to MFPINRPRRLRSHPQLRRMVRENVLTTSDLIYPLFAVPGEAVAKEVKSMPGVYQLSVDKIVEEAKEVYDLGIPAIILFGIPDSKDEEATGAWHDCGIVQKATTAVKEAVPDLIVVVDTCLCEYTSHGHCGYLQVGDLTGRVLNDPTLELLKKTAVAQAKAGADIIAPSGMMDGFVQAIRSGLDEAGFADTPILSYAAKYASAYYGPFRDAAESTPQFGDRRTYQMDPANGREALKEISLDIAEGADMLMVKPALAYMDIIWRVKEATNLPVAAYNVSGEYSMIKAAALNGWIDEERVVMETLTGFKRAGADLILTYHAKDAARWLLK from the coding sequence ATGTTTCCCATTAATCGCCCGCGCCGCCTGCGCTCCCATCCCCAACTGCGTCGGATGGTGCGCGAAAACGTTCTCACCACTAGCGATTTGATTTACCCCCTGTTTGCCGTGCCGGGAGAGGCAGTGGCGAAAGAGGTAAAATCCATGCCGGGAGTTTACCAGCTATCGGTAGATAAAATCGTGGAAGAAGCCAAGGAAGTTTACGACTTGGGTATCCCGGCGATTATTTTGTTTGGCATTCCCGATAGTAAGGATGAGGAAGCTACTGGAGCTTGGCACGATTGCGGAATTGTCCAAAAGGCTACCACGGCGGTGAAAGAGGCGGTGCCCGATTTGATTGTGGTGGTGGATACTTGTTTATGTGAGTACACCAGTCATGGTCACTGCGGTTATTTGCAGGTGGGGGACCTGACGGGGAGGGTGCTTAACGATCCCACTTTGGAGTTGCTGAAGAAAACAGCGGTAGCCCAAGCGAAAGCGGGTGCGGATATCATTGCGCCTTCGGGAATGATGGATGGTTTCGTGCAGGCGATTCGATCGGGCTTAGACGAAGCGGGATTTGCGGACACGCCGATTTTGTCTTATGCGGCGAAGTATGCTTCGGCTTATTACGGTCCGTTTCGGGACGCGGCGGAGTCAACGCCACAGTTCGGCGATCGCCGCACCTACCAAATGGACCCAGCCAACGGTCGCGAGGCCCTCAAAGAAATCTCCCTCGACATCGCCGAAGGCGCCGATATGCTCATGGTGAAACCCGCCTTGGCTTACATGGATATCATCTGGCGGGTCAAAGAAGCCACCAACCTGCCCGTGGCTGCTTACAATGTATCCGGCGAATACTCTATGATTAAAGCAGCCGCTCTCAACGGTTGGATTGACGAGGAGCGGGTAGTGATGGAAACCCTGACTGGGTTTAAGCGTGCTGGGGCAGACCTAATTCTCACCTATCACGCCAAAGATGCCGCTCGTTGGTTGCTGAAATAG
- a CDS encoding Tic22 family protein — MKSLLRWGAVLGLMGSVFVGISPKNMKALALPENQIIQKLSQIPVFTITNQQGSPLVASISNGNQNTSVAGVFISKKDADNFIQKLTETNPEMVNSVQVRTVSLADVYQMERANPAQGAQQLAFDYVPVRQQVDSALAVLEANGQQVEQFNGVPLFLATGGQGNGYLTIQQGEQQVIPLFFNKEDLQGMLDRLRQQDPNLAQTVNIKVVNLRGLIKLLQESNDEQLNKIVLIPSRETIEYLQSQQQPNRSNGQQSNPTNGQGN; from the coding sequence ATGAAATCACTATTACGTTGGGGCGCTGTACTGGGCTTGATGGGCAGTGTGTTTGTGGGGATTTCGCCCAAAAACATGAAAGCTCTGGCACTGCCAGAGAACCAAATCATCCAAAAACTCAGCCAGATTCCCGTATTTACCATCACCAACCAGCAGGGTTCTCCCCTGGTCGCTTCTATCTCTAATGGGAATCAAAATACTTCCGTAGCCGGAGTTTTTATCAGCAAAAAGGATGCAGATAATTTTATCCAAAAGCTGACGGAAACCAACCCGGAAATGGTGAACTCGGTGCAAGTCAGAACCGTTTCTCTGGCTGATGTTTACCAGATGGAAAGAGCTAATCCAGCCCAAGGTGCGCAGCAGCTCGCATTCGACTACGTACCGGTAAGGCAGCAAGTGGACTCAGCACTGGCAGTGCTGGAGGCCAACGGACAGCAAGTAGAACAATTCAATGGTGTACCTCTGTTCTTGGCTACGGGGGGTCAAGGCAACGGATATTTAACGATTCAACAAGGTGAGCAGCAGGTAATTCCCCTGTTTTTTAATAAGGAAGATTTACAGGGAATGTTAGACCGCTTGCGTCAGCAAGACCCGAACCTGGCTCAAACAGTTAACATTAAGGTGGTTAATCTCCGGGGACTAATCAAGTTGCTGCAAGAAAGCAATGATGAGCAATTGAATAAAATTGTGCTAATCCCGTCTCGAGAAACTATCGAATATTTGCAATCCCAGCAGCAACCCAACCGCAGCAATGGTCAGCAGTCGAACCCCACCAATGGTCAGGGGAACTAA
- a CDS encoding ADP-ribosylglycohydrolase family protein: protein MRYSLLSRFRGALLGAALGANQGASAPPPGRVGHSRLNLELSRHSSWAGMAAASAESLIRCGGFDVEDWHQSCVMAWQPDATRGEAELTPVAALMAILPLVLFYHEEDLIWPEHLWQASSLLSPLGGCSWELWAFGYAIAQSLQEKLQPAIAIVNIQKMAKIVSSPPAGQDGAPPVAAAKLADLLAEKASLEMAVTELTGLSGERPGSQSPNGAFALALYCFLSTPEDFGLSVVSPMRIASHRELTGAIAGALSGAYNGIAGIPMSWQMCEPQRHRGCLDSSMSFMPLSISPIPPPTASVSFLPLASRLFAAWAGIYDLNRQNIDRADWSKVMSHLSFVPGDK, encoded by the coding sequence ATGCGCTATTCTCTTTTAAGCCGATTTAGGGGCGCTCTGCTTGGAGCTGCTCTAGGAGCGAACCAGGGAGCTTCAGCTCCCCCACCAGGGAGAGTTGGCCATAGTCGCCTAAACCTCGAACTTAGCCGCCATTCCTCATGGGCAGGAATGGCGGCAGCCAGTGCTGAAAGTTTGATTCGCTGCGGCGGTTTTGATGTGGAAGATTGGCATCAAAGCTGTGTGATGGCTTGGCAGCCAGACGCTACTAGGGGGGAGGCAGAATTAACCCCGGTAGCAGCACTAATGGCGATACTGCCCTTGGTGCTGTTCTACCACGAAGAAGATTTGATTTGGCCAGAACACTTATGGCAGGCGAGTTCCCTGTTGTCGCCCCTAGGAGGATGTTCATGGGAACTGTGGGCATTCGGCTATGCGATCGCTCAATCTCTGCAAGAAAAACTGCAGCCAGCTATTGCGATCGTCAATATCCAAAAAATGGCCAAAATAGTCAGTTCCCCACCAGCGGGACAAGATGGAGCGCCACCAGTGGCGGCGGCTAAATTAGCCGATTTATTGGCCGAAAAAGCCAGCCTGGAAATGGCCGTAACTGAATTAACTGGGCTTTCGGGGGAACGACCAGGATCCCAAAGCCCCAATGGAGCTTTTGCTCTGGCGCTTTATTGTTTCTTGAGTACCCCGGAGGATTTCGGTTTGTCCGTGGTTAGCCCGATGCGTATTGCTAGCCACAGGGAGCTAACCGGGGCGATCGCTGGTGCCCTATCTGGCGCTTATAACGGCATCGCTGGTATCCCTATGTCATGGCAAATGTGTGAACCACAAAGACACAGGGGATGTCTTGATTCCTCTATGTCATTTATGCCTTTGTCTATATCCCCTATTCCCCCTCCTACCGCCTCAGTCTCCTTCTTACCATTAGCCTCTCGCCTTTTCGCTGCTTGGGCAGGCATATACGATTTGAATCGACAAAACATCGATCGCGCTGATTGGTCAAAAGTGATGAGTCATTTGTCCTTTGTGCCCGGGGACAAATGA
- a CDS encoding sensor histidine kinase KdpD: MMIVDFVGYPALIMDLSNWVALAVGIGMGLGSSWVRRRPPVVAPATIEVPPVTGNSSEAESSDSVVAPATIEVPPVTGNSSEAELIRSLEAELAQTRAAYYLASQMSKFKGGFLARVSHELRSPINGLIGSHQLILSDLCDDPAEEREVLAQANQSAMKMIDMLDRVLNVARTEDGRNPMNIQALSLAQIFEEVHYLTAMQAANRNIPLNVIVPQPDIYVLADEDWLKQVLVNLVETGITPFGNEAISVTAQGAADGQTAYITIDAEFPAEFKSEPLDLLQKELPNDRLVENSELSLGLTMLMNQTVLELMKGSLEIQGSLPGEGSEALSRIQCLLPLATPQPPGD, translated from the coding sequence ATGATGATTGTTGATTTTGTGGGATATCCTGCGTTAATTATGGATTTGAGCAACTGGGTAGCGCTGGCAGTTGGAATCGGAATGGGGCTGGGGAGCAGTTGGGTTCGGCGGCGTCCTCCTGTGGTCGCTCCCGCCACCATAGAAGTGCCACCGGTGACAGGGAATAGCTCAGAAGCCGAATCGAGCGATTCTGTGGTTGCTCCCGCCACCATAGAAGTGCCACCGGTGACAGGGAATAGCTCAGAAGCGGAATTAATCCGGTCTTTAGAGGCTGAGCTGGCTCAAACCAGAGCCGCTTACTATCTGGCTAGCCAGATGAGTAAGTTCAAAGGGGGGTTTCTGGCGCGGGTGTCTCACGAGCTACGATCGCCCATTAATGGTCTGATTGGTTCTCATCAGTTAATTCTCTCGGACCTGTGCGACGACCCCGCTGAGGAGCGGGAAGTTTTGGCCCAAGCGAATCAATCAGCCATGAAAATGATTGATATGCTCGATCGGGTTCTGAATGTCGCCAGAACTGAGGATGGCAGAAACCCCATGAACATCCAAGCCTTATCCCTAGCGCAAATTTTCGAGGAAGTACATTACTTGACCGCGATGCAAGCGGCAAATCGTAACATTCCTCTCAACGTGATTGTGCCCCAACCCGATATCTATGTCCTTGCTGATGAAGACTGGCTCAAACAGGTCCTGGTAAATCTTGTAGAAACCGGGATTACCCCTTTCGGCAATGAGGCTATTTCTGTGACTGCCCAAGGGGCGGCGGATGGACAAACTGCCTACATCACCATTGATGCCGAGTTTCCAGCAGAATTTAAGAGCGAACCCTTAGATTTGCTGCAAAAAGAACTGCCAAATGACCGCCTGGTGGAAAACAGCGAGCTGTCATTAGGTTTGACCATGCTGATGAACCAGACGGTTTTGGAACTGATGAAGGGAAGCCTAGAAATCCAAGGATCATTACCCGGAGAGGGGAGTGAGGCACTCAGTCGGATTCAATGCTTGCTCCCACTGGCGACCCCACAGCCGCCAGGGGACTGA
- a CDS encoding carbon-nitrogen hydrolase family protein yields MKSYLAAAIQMTSVPDLEKNLTEAEELIDLAVRQGAELVCLPENFSFLGAEEEKVAQAQKIAAASVTFLTTMAQRFQVTILGGGFPVPASSGKVYNTALLVDANGTELARYCKVHLFDVNLPDGNTYHESATVEPGQDLPPVYFSEQLGNLGLSICYDVRFAELYRHLSQQGAEILFVPAAFTAYTGKDHWQVLLQARAIENTCYIIAPAQTGQHYGRRQSHGHAVIVDPWGAILADAGDKPGVAIAEISPHRLEQVRRQMPSLQHRVFH; encoded by the coding sequence ATGAAATCGTATCTAGCGGCTGCCATCCAAATGACGAGCGTGCCCGACCTGGAAAAAAACTTAACCGAGGCGGAAGAACTGATCGACTTAGCGGTTCGCCAGGGAGCCGAGTTGGTATGCTTGCCAGAAAATTTCTCGTTTCTGGGAGCGGAAGAAGAGAAGGTGGCGCAAGCACAGAAAATCGCTGCAGCCAGCGTGACCTTTCTCACAACAATGGCGCAGCGGTTTCAGGTGACAATCCTTGGTGGTGGCTTTCCGGTCCCCGCCAGCTCGGGCAAAGTTTACAATACGGCGCTGCTGGTGGATGCGAATGGGACTGAACTAGCTCGCTATTGCAAGGTGCATTTGTTTGATGTGAACCTGCCCGATGGCAATACATATCACGAATCTGCAACTGTAGAACCGGGGCAGGATCTACCTCCAGTTTATTTCTCAGAGCAGTTGGGGAATTTGGGGCTGTCAATTTGTTATGACGTGAGGTTTGCGGAACTGTACCGACATCTGTCACAGCAAGGGGCGGAAATCTTGTTTGTGCCAGCGGCGTTTACTGCTTATACAGGGAAGGACCACTGGCAAGTTTTGCTGCAAGCGCGGGCGATCGAGAATACCTGTTATATCATCGCCCCAGCGCAAACCGGGCAGCATTACGGACGCCGCCAGTCCCACGGACATGCGGTGATCGTGGATCCTTGGGGCGCGATTTTGGCCGATGCTGGGGATAAACCGGGGGTGGCGATCGCCGAAATCAGTCCCCACCGCCTAGAACAAGTGCGGCGTCAGATGCCCTCCCTCCAACACCGAGTTTTCCACTAA
- a CDS encoding L-threonylcarbamoyladenylate synthase: MTLVSVPDLIAGARAGKLVSFPTDTVPALAARPDRADLIFAAKQRSEDKPLILMAATAADLWPYVRGTPEMLAVWQKVAANCWPGALTLVLPAASAVPRVVNPQTPDTIGIRVPNHTIALEILAQTGPLATTSANHSGEPPLTVMAMIDGKFPEVLVYQGEMDAPASGLPSTVAKWIGNGWDILRQGAVDKQKLER; this comes from the coding sequence ATGACTTTAGTTTCCGTTCCAGACCTGATTGCTGGTGCCCGGGCTGGCAAACTGGTCAGCTTTCCTACCGATACCGTACCAGCTTTAGCAGCGCGACCCGATCGCGCTGATTTGATTTTTGCCGCCAAACAACGCTCCGAGGATAAACCCCTAATTTTGATGGCGGCAACCGCAGCGGACCTCTGGCCTTATGTCAGGGGCACCCCGGAAATGTTGGCTGTATGGCAAAAAGTGGCGGCAAATTGCTGGCCAGGAGCCCTGACCCTAGTTTTACCCGCTGCCAGCGCTGTGCCAAGAGTGGTCAATCCCCAAACTCCTGATACTATAGGCATCCGGGTGCCAAACCACACGATCGCTCTAGAGATTCTGGCTCAAACTGGTCCGCTCGCCACCACCAGTGCCAACCATAGCGGTGAGCCCCCCTTGACGGTCATGGCTATGATAGATGGGAAATTTCCTGAAGTGTTGGTTTATCAAGGAGAAATGGACGCCCCAGCCTCGGGATTACCTTCCACTGTGGCGAAATGGATCGGTAATGGTTGGGATATCTTACGTCAGGGTGCTGTGGATAAACAAAAATTAGAGCGATAA
- the rpmA gene encoding 50S ribosomal protein L27 — translation MAHKKGTGSTRNGRDSNAQRLGVKRFGGEVVRAGNILIRQRGTKVHPGANVGIGKDDTLFALIDGVVTFERKDKSRKKVSVYPVSA, via the coding sequence ATGGCTCATAAGAAAGGAACTGGTAGTACACGTAACGGGCGCGATTCTAATGCCCAACGCCTTGGCGTCAAGCGCTTTGGCGGTGAAGTGGTTAGAGCGGGCAATATCCTGATCCGTCAGCGCGGGACGAAAGTTCACCCCGGCGCCAATGTCGGTATCGGCAAAGATGATACCCTGTTCGCCCTCATCGATGGCGTCGTCACCTTTGAAAGAAAGGATAAAAGTCGGAAAAAGGTGAGCGTTTACCCCGTGTCCGCCTAG
- the ilvN gene encoding acetolactate synthase small subunit, translated as MKHTLSVLVEDEAGVLTRIAGLFARRGFNIESLAVGPAEQLGISRITMVVPGDERAIEQLTKQLYKLINVLKVQDITDIPCVERELMLMKVNASSSTRSEIIEIAQIFRARVVDVGEDSLTLEVVGDPGKMVAIVQSLNKFGIREIARTGKIALTRESGVNTEFLKSLEAKIH; from the coding sequence ATGAAACACACTCTTTCAGTTTTGGTAGAAGATGAAGCGGGAGTTCTCACCCGAATTGCCGGTTTGTTTGCCCGTAGGGGTTTTAACATTGAAAGTCTGGCGGTGGGACCAGCCGAGCAATTGGGCATTTCCCGGATTACGATGGTAGTTCCTGGTGATGAGCGGGCGATCGAGCAGCTCACAAAACAACTCTATAAGTTGATTAATGTTCTCAAAGTTCAAGATATTACCGATATTCCCTGTGTGGAACGGGAATTGATGCTGATGAAAGTCAATGCCAGCAGCTCTACCCGATCGGAAATTATCGAAATTGCTCAGATTTTCCGGGCGCGAGTGGTGGATGTGGGGGAGGATTCCCTGACGCTCGAAGTGGTGGGCGACCCTGGTAAAATGGTAGCCATCGTCCAGAGTTTGAACAAATTCGGCATTAGAGAAATTGCCCGAACTGGCAAAATTGCTCTAACTCGCGAATCCGGGGTCAATACCGAATTCCTCAAATCCTTGGAAGCGAAAATACATTAA
- a CDS encoding Tic20 family protein — protein sequence MTWRGATTTGDRIFACLPYLMPLMEGVLFGEYLFRQFPILGQLCMPLIVLRFQIYNSIPFASLIIFMALFLGVVRNQNIAHFIRFNAMQAILLDIVLFLCSLILPIFIKALPIGLVGETLFNMVFIATVAACGYAVVQSLSGRYAEMPVVSEAVYMQVR from the coding sequence ATGACTTGGCGCGGCGCTACGACCACTGGCGATCGGATTTTTGCTTGCTTGCCTTACCTGATGCCCCTGATGGAAGGGGTACTCTTTGGCGAGTATTTATTTCGACAGTTTCCCATCCTCGGGCAGCTATGTATGCCCCTGATTGTTTTGAGATTCCAGATTTACAACAGCATCCCTTTTGCCAGCCTGATTATTTTCATGGCTCTGTTTCTCGGAGTGGTGAGAAACCAAAATATCGCCCACTTCATTCGGTTTAATGCGATGCAGGCAATTTTGCTCGACATCGTACTATTCCTTTGCTCGCTGATTTTGCCGATTTTCATTAAAGCCCTGCCGATCGGTCTGGTAGGTGAAACCCTATTCAATATGGTATTTATCGCCACAGTAGCCGCTTGTGGCTATGCGGTGGTGCAGTCCCTGAGCGGTCGCTATGCGGAAATGCCCGTGGTTTCTGAGGCAGTTTATATGCAAGTTCGTTGA
- the rplU gene encoding 50S ribosomal protein L21 → MTYAIIETGGKQLRVESGRFYDVELLPVEPEETITIEKVLLVNHDGSVHVGQPFVEGATIEARVLQHRRGRKVIVYKMKPKKKTRKKRGHRQEITRLAIESITLNGGVLSQSSEPTVAGDTTTEAAE, encoded by the coding sequence ATGACCTACGCAATTATCGAAACCGGCGGCAAGCAACTGCGAGTAGAGTCCGGTCGCTTTTACGATGTGGAGTTGCTTCCCGTCGAACCAGAAGAAACCATTACCATCGAAAAAGTCCTGTTGGTCAACCATGATGGTAGCGTCCATGTGGGTCAGCCTTTTGTAGAAGGAGCCACGATCGAGGCGCGGGTACTACAGCATCGCCGGGGCCGCAAAGTCATCGTTTACAAGATGAAGCCCAAAAAGAAAACTCGCAAAAAGCGGGGACACCGCCAGGAAATCACGCGGCTGGCGATCGAATCCATCACCCTCAACGGTGGCGTCCTAAGCCAAAGTAGCGAGCCCACCGTTGCTGGTGACACCACCACCGAGGCTGCAGAATAA
- a CDS encoding fumarylacetoacetate hydrolase family protein has protein sequence MAQRYVRIQTPEGRIYYGLLQVSGDVQVLDAPPWLKGQPTDRQLEPDGYKVLAPCVPSKIVAVGKNYAQHAAEMGGPVPPEPLLFLKPPTTVIAPGDNIAYPPQSERVDYEGELALVIGDRCADIAPEEANSKIWGYTIANDVTARDLQQRDGQWTRAKGFDTFCPLGPWIVRELSPGARLQTFVNDNPEPVQSALISEMVFSPEVLVSYISQVMTLLPGDVVLTGTPSGIGPVQVGDRVRVEIEGIGYLENHVGRR, from the coding sequence ATGGCACAACGATACGTGAGAATTCAAACCCCAGAGGGACGAATCTACTACGGTTTACTGCAAGTCAGTGGCGACGTGCAGGTACTGGATGCACCACCTTGGCTGAAAGGGCAACCCACCGATCGCCAGCTTGAACCTGATGGTTACAAGGTTCTAGCCCCTTGCGTACCCTCGAAAATTGTGGCGGTGGGCAAGAATTACGCCCAGCATGCGGCGGAAATGGGCGGGCCTGTGCCACCAGAACCCCTGTTGTTTTTGAAACCACCCACCACTGTGATTGCGCCTGGGGACAACATCGCCTATCCTCCCCAGTCGGAAAGGGTTGATTATGAAGGGGAATTGGCCCTGGTGATTGGGGACCGGTGCGCCGATATCGCTCCAGAGGAAGCCAACAGTAAAATCTGGGGTTACACTATTGCCAACGATGTCACCGCCAGGGATTTGCAGCAGCGAGATGGACAATGGACTAGAGCCAAGGGATTTGATACTTTCTGCCCCCTCGGTCCCTGGATTGTGCGGGAGTTGAGCCCGGGGGCTCGGTTGCAAACTTTTGTGAACGACAATCCCGAACCGGTGCAATCAGCTTTAATTTCTGAGATGGTGTTTTCCCCAGAGGTCCTGGTATCCTACATTTCTCAGGTAATGACCCTGCTGCCTGGAGATGTGGTGCTGACGGGGACCCCTTCTGGTATCGGTCCAGTACAGGTGGGCGATCGGGTGCGCGTGGAAATCGAAGGGATCGGCTATTTGGAGAACCACGTAGGTAGGCGATAG
- the rpsF gene encoding 30S ribosomal protein S6 — MKKFVYETMYILRPDLGEEQTEVAIAKYQNFLRENGADVSETQHRGKRRLAYEIGKYREGIYIQMNYTGPGKLVAALERMMRLGDDTIRYLTIKQDVTPPKPEAVAAEA, encoded by the coding sequence ATGAAGAAATTCGTTTACGAGACCATGTACATTCTCCGCCCGGACCTCGGAGAAGAGCAAACGGAAGTGGCGATCGCCAAATATCAAAACTTTCTCCGGGAAAACGGCGCTGATGTGAGCGAAACCCAACATCGCGGTAAACGCCGCCTTGCTTATGAGATTGGCAAATACCGCGAAGGCATCTACATCCAGATGAACTACACCGGTCCGGGTAAGTTGGTGGCTGCATTGGAACGGATGATGCGCCTTGGGGATGACACCATCCGCTACCTCACCATCAAACAGGATGTCACACCACCGAAGCCAGAAGCGGTAGCGGCAGAAGCGTAA
- a CDS encoding GNAT family N-acetyltransferase, translating to MDCSHIRFCDRKSDVDLEQLKTLFEIAAFWARERDFDDLAVAIANSEPVVTVWDGKSQIGFARATSDGMYRACIWDVVIHPDYQGLGLGRKMVETVLSHPRMSRVERVYLMTTHQQKFYERIGFEENPSTTMVLYNQPEFSPLAAVGSPVGASIESD from the coding sequence ATGGATTGCAGTCACATTCGCTTTTGCGATCGCAAATCAGACGTAGATCTGGAGCAACTGAAAACCCTGTTTGAGATAGCAGCTTTTTGGGCGCGAGAGCGAGATTTTGACGACTTGGCAGTGGCAATAGCCAACAGCGAACCGGTGGTAACAGTTTGGGATGGAAAAAGCCAGATTGGTTTTGCTCGCGCCACCTCAGACGGAATGTATCGCGCCTGCATCTGGGATGTAGTCATTCACCCAGATTATCAAGGTTTGGGGTTAGGTCGCAAGATGGTAGAAACGGTGTTGAGTCACCCCCGCATGAGCCGAGTTGAAAGAGTTTACTTGATGACCACCCATCAGCAGAAATTTTACGAGCGCATCGGGTTTGAGGAGAATCCCAGCACCACAATGGTACTTTACAACCAGCCAGAATTCAGTCCCCTGGCGGCTGTGGGGTCGCCAGTGGGAGCAAGCATTGAATCCGACTGA